From the genome of Perca fluviatilis chromosome 1, GENO_Pfluv_1.0, whole genome shotgun sequence, one region includes:
- the atf4a gene encoding cyclic AMP-dependent transcription factor ATF-4 has protein sequence MTLELALEDVEALYLGPSFLMADPMGPLLDQDEEEALSPSTSLEGKAPASPPLSFSSPSPYQTLSSSPFSSASPPPSPPPPNQSSLFLGTKAGVDSLSLPWLGASDLLNTHVGADDGNDDAFAGMDWMSEKIDLSEFDLDSLIGSCSSDESPTSPKDLLASLDSHMDLDLDAFGPSIPAQHGSLELGLSLPSIPPLPLELALPGAGESKKTEVAPDQELIVKCEPPSPAPSPTYTLELGSEVDVLDAEKTATSLTATIIPDPSGSYQTTNPIMLSIPTSGHFVVVLTSKDETSLVPHPDQSIKTSPPSSDCDSDSGIESVAGSPARLPCPPPAPSPAAGSSRTKPYSKPEPCDASSPSAKTSRVKSVSGAPKVEKKLKKMEQNKTAATRYRQKKRVEKDLLQVECDELEKRNNELAEKADSISREIQYLKDLMEEVRKRRVKTSSVAS, from the exons ATGACACTCGAGCTGGCGTTGGAGGACGTGGAGGCCCTGTACTTAG GGCCCTCGTTTTTGATGGCTGACCCCATGGGGCCCCTTCTGGACCAAGATGAAGAAGAAGCTCTTTCTCCCTCCACCTCTTTAGAGGGGAAGGCGCCAGCTTcgccccccctctctttctcctccccgTCTCCCTACCAGACCTTGTCGTCCTCTCCGTTTTCTTctgcctcccctcctccctctcctcctccccccaacCAATCCTCCTTGTTCCTGGGAACCAAGGCCGGAGTGGACTCCCTGTCCCTCCCCTGGCTGGGAGCCAGCGACCTGCTCAACACCCACGTTGGAGCGGACGATGGCAACG ATGATGCTTTTGCAGGCATGGACTGGATGTCAGAGAAAATCGACCTGAGTGAATTTGACCTGGATTCCCTCATTGGCTCCTGCTCATCCGATGAGTCTCCCACCTCCCCTAAGGATCTCCTGGCCTCCCTGGACTCCCACATGGATCTGGATCTAGATGCCTTCGGCCCAAGCATCCCCGCCCAGCACGGGAGCCTGGAGCTGGGTCTGTCACTGCCCAGcatcccccctctccctctggaGCTCGCTCTCCCTGGAGCGGGCGAGTCCAAGAAGACCGAGGTGGCTCCGGATCAAGAGCTCATTGTGAAATGTGAGCCCCCCTCTCCGGCTCCCTCTCCAACCTACACACTGGAGCTGGGCAGCGAAGTGGATGTCCTGGATGCAGAGAAAACTGCCACATCCCTCACAGCCACCATCATTCCAGATCCCAGTGGAAGCTATCAGACCACCAACCCCATTATGCTCTCTATTCCCACCTCTGGCCACTTTGTTGTGGTGCTCACCAGTAAAGATGAGACCTCCCTCGTACCTCACCCTGACCAATCCATTAAAACATCTCCTCCATCAAGCGACTGTGACAGTGACTCTGGCATTGAGTCCGTTGCCGGCTCACCTGCCCGCCTCCCATGTCCTCCTCCCGCCCCCTCTCCAGCAGCTGGTTCCTCCAGGACCAAACCCTACTCCAAACCAGAGCCCTGTGATGCTTCCTCCCCCTCGGCCAAGACCTCCAGGGTCAAATCGGTGTCTGGTGCTCCCAAGGTGGAGAAGAAACTGAAGAAGATGGAGCAGAACAAGACGGCAGCCACTCGCTACAGACAGAAGAAGCGGGTCGAGAAGGACCTACTTCAAGTCGAGTGCGACGAGCTTGAGAAGAGGAACAATGAGTTGGCGGAGAAGGCAGACTCAATCAGCCGAGAGATTCAGTATCTCAAGGACCTGATGGAGGAAGTTCGGAAGCGCCGCGTCAAGACAAGTTCAGTGGCTTCGTAA
- the LOC120555899 gene encoding uncharacterized protein LOC120555899 yields the protein MLFNLTGFVIRRMSSALPRHVIWESEGLVAHLNPRPWTPGSVILERSTPGSLGGSIFHLEKQEFLSWLLGARAVAELLCDRLGVRRCALVSRPHRDRPAQIRVLPLHGLDAEWRPHLAGEEEHNAHDPGYCTSKTAGRWTNSSLTEIQTKIRAKLPIPDAPPDLSFLGDNPAHPGLFSRIVRGEEEQWRVWEDEGHVAFLTPFPNSPGFTVLVPRRPLTSDIFRLEKEDYEGLVLATWEVSRLVQEALGAWGMGLIFEGFEIDYAHAKLIPLLLASSSRTGNETTKPPPPQFYPTYPGYVTSEDGPEASLESLKELHVKMTPI from the exons ATGCTGTTTAACCTTACAGGGTTCGTTATTAGAAG AATGTCCTCCGCTCTTCCCCGTCATGTCATTTGGGAGTCCGAGGGGCTGGTGGCCCACCTTAACCCCCGGCCCTGGACCCCGGGCTCTGTTATCCTGGAGCGCAGCACCCCCGGCAGCCTCGGAGGCAGCATCTTCCACCTGGAGAAGCAGGAGTTCTTATCCTGGCTGTTAGGGGCCAGAGCTGTTGCAGAGCTGCTGTGTGACAGGCTGGGGGTTAGGAGGTGTGCGCTGGTCAGCAGACCCCACAGAGACAGACCGGCCCAG ATCCGTGTCCTCCCTCTACATGGTCTGGATGCAGAGTGGCGCCCCCACCTGGCAGGAGAAGAAGAGCACAACGCCCACGACCCGGGCTACTGCACCTCGAAGACCGCTGGCCGATGGACTAACTCCAGCCTGACTGAAATCCAGACCAAGATTCGAGCTAAGCTCCCCATCCCTGACGCCCCGCCCGATCTGTCTTTCCTCGGGGACAACCCGGCTCATCCCGGCCTGTTTTCGCGCATCGTTCGCGGGGAGGAGGAACAGTGGCGGGTGTGGGAGGATGAGGGTCACGTGGCCTTCCTCACTCCTTTCCCTAACTCCCCCGGCTTCACCGTGCTGGTCCCACGCCGACCGCTGACCTCTGATATTTTCCGACTAGAAAAAGAGGACTACGAGGGACTGGTGCTGGCAACCTGGGAGGTGTCGAGGCTTGTGCAGGAGGCGCTGGGCGCCTGGGGGATGGGGCTTATTTTTGAGGGCTTCGAGATTGACTACGCTCACGCCAAGTTGATACCACTGCTTCTAGCGTCCTCATCAAGGACGGGAAATGAGACCACTAAACCACCACCTCCCCAGTTTTACCCCACTTATCCTGGATATGTGACCTCAGAAGATGGACCTGAAGCCAGCCTGGAAAGTCTGAAGGAACTGCACGTTAAAATGACTCCGATTTAA
- the LOC120565993 gene encoding G-protein coupled receptor 4 — MFNATLNPTTNFYENSTTPGGPRGPPPWYQFPECAVSPYGFIFYFGVKVFNLAVGTPCNILVIWQIATRKSDASTSDIFIFNLAILDAYFCVMTPVDMVNRLLLDDSRIWYFQRFAYGIKDTAPLFLVCICLDRYVAVVHPVLFTGVRDNKIRIGISAVVWGVILAYGLTKCILGVMSVNEVFSGVILFAFAVMLFCNISIIWVLRRCVAGKEVMHPVKKKAFKMVLIMLAIIVSNYLPPVALMPFVSYYTFVAFRCQISVSVFSIMDLSSSVEPLLYITKMERVEGRCCGGSFSKKPHDVKV; from the exons ATGTTCAACGCCACTCTGAACCCCACCACCAACTTCTATGAAAACTCTACCACCCCTGGTGGCCCCAGAGGACCTCCACCCTGGTACCAGTTCCCAGAGTGCGCCGTTTCCCCTTACGGCTTCATTTTCTACTTTGGGGTCAAGGTGTTCAACCTGGCAGTGGGGACGCCCTGTAACATCCTGGTCATCTGGCAGATCGCCACCAGGAAAAGTGACGCGTCCACCTCTGACATCTTTATCTTCAACCTGGCCATCCTGGACGCCTACTTCTGCGTAATGACGCCCGTAGATATGGTCAACCGGCTGCTGCTGGATGACAGTCGCATTTGGTACTTTCAGAGGTTCGCATATGGGATCAAGGACACAGCCCCACTCTTTCTG GTGTGTATCTGTCTGGATCGCTACGTGGCTGTGGTCCACCCAGTACTCTTCACTGGTGTTCGAGACAATAAGATTCGCATTGGCATCTCTGCGGTGGTCTGGGGCGTCATTCTGGCTTACGGCCTCaccaagtgcattctgggagtcaTGAGCGTCAACGAGGTCTTCAGCGGTGTCATCCTCTTTGCCTTTGCGGTCATGCTCTTCTGCAACATCTCCATCATCTGGGTCCTCAGACGTTGTGTGGCGGGAAAGGAGGTGATGCACCCGGTAAAGAAGAAGGCCTTTAAGATGGTGCTGATCATGCTGGCCATCATCGTGTCCAACTACCTGCCGCCCGTAGCTCTCATGCCCTTCGTGTCCTACTACACCTTCGTGGCGTTTCGCTGCCAGATCAGCGTTAGCGTGTTCTCCATAATGGATCTGAGCAGCAGCGTTGAGCCTCTCCTCTACATCACCAAGATGGAGCGCGTGGAAGGCAGGTGCTGTGGAGGGAGTTTCTCTAAGAAGCCACACGATGTCAAGGTGTGA